A region of the candidate division KSB1 bacterium genome:
AATATCTTGTTTGTCCTCGCTGTAAATGCTGTCCTCGCAACGCTTTTGATTGTTTGTGCACCTTGGATTACCAAAATGTATCTTTCTGATGGCAGTTTGTCAAACTTAGTAAGAGTATTTATCATTATTCTTTTTCTAGGTTTAAGTAGAACTGTCATCGTCAATTTGCTTCGCATTTATGAGCAAGCTTTTAGGTTCATTGTTTTTGTGTTCGTCGATTTTGTTTTGTTAATTCTACTGACGTTAGGCTTTGTTATCGGGTTGGATTTGGGCTTGTGGGGAATTATTTATGCCAAGCTTATCACCTCAGGCTTAATATTTTTCTTTGCGGTTTTTTATATTCTAAAGCAACATGGCCTGCATTATGACCACAAAGATGTCATTCGTTCATTGCGTTTTGGCTTCCCTCTTATGTTTAACGGCATTAGCATGTTGATTCTATCGATGTCTGACAGATTCTTCATCAAGGAAATTATTTCTGTTGAAGCAAGCGGCATCTATGGGATTTCATATAAATTTGGCATGATTCTGAATATGGTTTTTGTGGTACCTTTGATGCAAGCCTGGCATCCGATATTATTCCGCCTTGAAAATGCACCCGAACAAAAAGTAACTTATCAAAAAATTGCGCTTTATTATGTGCAAATTGGCAGTCTGCTCATGTTGGCCATCGTTGTTGCTTCTAAATATTTGCTTAAAATAACAACGATTGAAGAGTACCACTACGGGATTATTATTGTTCCATGGATTGCTTTCTCATATTTCCTTTTTGGATTACAAAATATCTTTAAAGCCGGCGCCTTGATTCATAATCAGACAATTAAAATGACACAATATGGTCTCCTGACTGCCGGACTAAACATTATTTTGAATATGGCAATGATACCGACATTGGGAATATTAGGGGCC
Encoded here:
- a CDS encoding polysaccharide biosynthesis C-terminal domain-containing protein, with the translated sequence ELKTVGKNTLIYSIGNIAIKSVTFFFIPLYTHYLSVFEVGIIVLLELLELFYNAVAPLGVFNAVWRYFTTERKSGTEKKFISSNILFVLAVNAVLATLLIVCAPWITKMYLSDGSLSNLVRVFIIILFLGLSRTVIVNLLRIYEQAFRFIVFVFVDFVLLILLTLGFVIGLDLGLWGIIYAKLITSGLIFFFAVFYILKQHGLHYDHKDVIRSLRFGFPLMFNGISMLILSMSDRFFIKEIISVEASGIYGISYKFGMILNMVFVVPLMQAWHPILFRLENAPEQKVTYQKIALYYVQIGSLLMLAIVVASKYLLKITTIEEYHYGIIIVPWIAFSYFLFGLQNIFKAGALIHNQTIKMTQYGLLTAGLNIILNMAMIPTLGILGAAIATTLSYFVLMVLILRLSHKYLHINWLWRKMIPVILLGMIFSWLASIDLNKLQLNFAKDATVLILLPTLMLLLKLVSLKEIKRFALRLKGAF